A genomic window from Variovorax paradoxus includes:
- a CDS encoding alpha-amylase family glycosyl hydrolase yields MSADDWWKCGIVYQVYPRSFQDSNGDGIGDLGGIRARLDHLVSLGVDAVWISPIYPSPMADFGYDISDFCDVDPRFGTLDGFDALVQEAHARGLKLILDFVPNHTSDRHPWFAQSRSARSDPRRDWYIWRDPAPGGGPPNNWLSNFGGPAWAFDATTGQYYCHSFLKEQPDLNWRNPEVRAAMYEVLRFWLRRGVDGFRVDVLSQIIKDAQFRDNPPNPDFAPGQDPFFRWLMLYNTDLPEVQPIVAEMRRVVDAFSDTRSSRVLIGELYLPLPRLVAYYGLNAAGVLEGVQLPFNFQLISTEWQAARIDRFVRDYEAALPAGAQPNWVLGNHDRPRIASRVGPQMARLAAMLLLTLRGTPTLYYGDEIGMTDVPIPADEVQDPFEKNKPGMGLGRDPERTPMQWSAAEHAGFSTGTPWLRLAADWPTNNVEAQSHDAGSMLALYRRLIALRRAQPALNRGNYEALETGGEVLAYARNDEGQRLVVLLNFGTTPAPISPALMPRQPVVLASTDPARAEFIKGPLVLAPCEGIVIGAVDDKGPTTR; encoded by the coding sequence ATGTCAGCCGACGACTGGTGGAAGTGCGGAATCGTCTATCAGGTCTACCCGCGTTCGTTCCAGGACAGCAACGGCGATGGCATCGGAGACCTGGGCGGAATCCGCGCCCGGCTGGATCATCTGGTCTCGCTCGGCGTCGATGCCGTCTGGATCTCGCCGATCTATCCCTCGCCGATGGCCGACTTCGGGTACGACATCTCCGATTTTTGCGACGTCGATCCGCGCTTCGGCACGCTGGACGGCTTCGATGCGCTGGTGCAGGAGGCCCACGCGAGAGGGCTCAAGCTCATCCTGGACTTCGTGCCCAACCACACGTCGGATCGTCATCCGTGGTTCGCGCAGAGCCGCAGCGCGCGCAGCGATCCGCGACGCGACTGGTACATCTGGCGCGACCCGGCGCCGGGCGGCGGGCCGCCCAACAACTGGCTCAGCAATTTCGGCGGCCCGGCCTGGGCCTTCGATGCGACCACCGGCCAGTACTACTGCCATTCGTTCCTGAAGGAGCAGCCCGACCTCAACTGGCGCAACCCCGAGGTGCGAGCCGCGATGTACGAGGTGCTGCGCTTCTGGCTTCGGCGCGGCGTCGACGGATTCCGTGTCGACGTGCTCTCTCAAATCATCAAGGACGCGCAGTTCCGCGACAACCCGCCGAACCCGGACTTCGCCCCGGGCCAGGACCCATTTTTTCGCTGGCTGATGCTCTACAACACCGACCTGCCGGAGGTACAGCCGATCGTGGCCGAGATGCGCCGCGTGGTCGACGCGTTCAGCGACACACGCTCGTCGCGCGTGCTGATCGGCGAGCTCTACCTGCCGCTCCCGCGCCTGGTCGCCTACTACGGACTCAACGCCGCAGGCGTGCTCGAAGGCGTGCAGCTGCCCTTCAACTTCCAGCTGATCTCAACCGAGTGGCAGGCGGCGCGCATCGACCGTTTCGTGCGCGACTACGAAGCCGCCTTGCCCGCCGGCGCCCAGCCGAACTGGGTGCTGGGCAACCACGACAGACCTCGCATTGCGAGCCGCGTCGGGCCACAGATGGCGCGGCTCGCGGCCATGCTGCTGCTCACGCTGCGCGGCACGCCGACGCTCTACTACGGCGACGAGATCGGCATGACGGACGTCCCCATTCCCGCCGATGAAGTGCAGGACCCGTTCGAGAAGAACAAGCCCGGCATGGGCCTGGGTCGAGACCCGGAGCGAACACCCATGCAGTGGAGCGCGGCAGAGCATGCGGGCTTCTCGACCGGTACGCCGTGGCTGCGCCTGGCAGCCGACTGGCCCACGAACAATGTGGAGGCGCAATCGCACGACGCAGGGTCGATGCTGGCGCTCTACCGGCGCCTCATCGCGTTGCGCCGCGCGCAGCCCGCGCTGAACCGGGGCAACTATGAAGCGCTTGAAACCGGGGGCGAGGTGCTCGCCTATGCGCGCAACGACGAAGGGCAGCGGCTGGTAGTGCTCTTGAACTTCGGCACCACCCCGGCGCCGATTTCGCCGGCGTTGATGCCGCGCCAGCCGGTCGTGCTGGCATCGACCGATCCTGCGCGCGCCGAGTTCATCAAGGGGCCCCTGGTGCTGGCGCCTTGCGAAGGCATCGTCATCGGCGCCGTGGACGACAAGGGTCCGACGACACGATGA
- a CDS encoding CocE/NonD family hydrolase: MRHPGSTASRARRALMRLMLALPAWPTWSWAADFGFRPPRDPDDATAADLMRDLAERILPVYQEADTDVFLANLTALQIVSGAYRAAYDSSGSLRSRRQGKPFDGLVERAILDGIYAHARMLEADGRLGFAEAYARSFQELVSPLDNAQAQAIMARLETPPAVYREPLRQAFDLWRAKGSLPQADALALVRTWLSYQSRRSFNALLPELFAAENRNRYVAEADVRIPVRGGVIHANLVRPGRVNGTLPTLLRFTLDPAEDDAQHSAAKGYVGVTAYVRGRTPDGKGAVWPFVRDGEDAAAVIDWIARQAWSDGRVAMLGDGYSGYAAWAAARRRPAALKAIATIAPMAPGIDFPMAGQIFRNATVRWAQEHAAAEPLRAGVDADADPDAMWQALDARWHRGNRPYWDIDRVLLGKRSRLIRTWLTHPSHDRYWQKFLPSAEQFARIDIPVLSFAGYYGADAGALYYHHEHLRNRPQADTTLLLGPYDAASIRRGTAPTLRGYTLDPVARVDLPELRYQWLDHILKGANKPSLLMDRVNYQVMGADQWRHASTLDAPQRTPLRLYLDTRERDDPHRLLPSPSEGGGNVRLSVDLADRHDVRTPWPDALRVKQLPARNSISFVSDPLPEGTELIGSLRGVFDITPSRQDVDFNISLYEQTASGEYQLLFDPYDFRASYAGHRMRRRLLRAGERQLLAFTAERVTACKLAAGSRIVLLIGLNRRPDRQINYGSGKDVNSETIADAKWPIRVRWHARSYVEIQTGKS, encoded by the coding sequence ATGAGACACCCCGGGTCAACCGCCAGTCGTGCGCGTCGCGCCCTCATGCGGCTGATGCTTGCGCTACCTGCCTGGCCGACCTGGTCCTGGGCGGCGGATTTCGGCTTCCGGCCACCGCGCGATCCTGACGATGCCACCGCGGCGGACCTGATGCGAGACTTGGCCGAGCGCATCTTGCCGGTGTACCAGGAGGCGGACACCGATGTCTTCCTGGCCAACCTGACCGCCCTGCAGATCGTCAGCGGCGCCTATCGTGCAGCCTACGACAGCAGCGGCTCCCTGCGCAGCCGCCGCCAGGGCAAGCCGTTCGACGGTCTGGTCGAGCGGGCGATCCTCGACGGCATCTATGCGCATGCGCGCATGCTCGAAGCGGACGGGCGCCTCGGCTTCGCGGAAGCCTACGCGCGCTCGTTCCAGGAACTGGTGTCGCCGCTCGACAACGCGCAAGCCCAGGCCATCATGGCGCGGCTCGAAACCCCACCGGCGGTGTACAGAGAGCCGCTGCGCCAGGCCTTCGATCTCTGGCGCGCGAAGGGCAGCCTTCCGCAGGCCGATGCGCTGGCGCTCGTGCGAACCTGGCTTTCGTACCAGTCGCGTCGCAGCTTCAATGCGCTGCTGCCCGAATTGTTCGCGGCGGAAAACCGCAACCGCTACGTGGCGGAGGCTGACGTCAGGATTCCCGTGCGCGGGGGTGTCATTCATGCGAACCTGGTTCGGCCCGGCCGCGTGAATGGAACTCTGCCGACGCTGCTGCGCTTCACGCTCGATCCCGCCGAGGACGACGCACAGCACAGTGCCGCCAAAGGCTACGTCGGCGTCACGGCGTACGTGCGCGGACGCACGCCCGATGGCAAGGGCGCCGTGTGGCCGTTCGTTCGCGACGGCGAAGATGCCGCTGCCGTCATCGACTGGATTGCCCGGCAGGCGTGGAGCGACGGCCGCGTCGCCATGCTCGGCGACGGCTACTCCGGCTACGCCGCCTGGGCCGCCGCCCGCAGGAGACCGGCTGCCCTCAAGGCCATCGCCACGATCGCACCAATGGCGCCGGGCATCGACTTCCCGATGGCCGGACAGATCTTCCGCAATGCCACGGTCCGCTGGGCGCAGGAGCACGCGGCTGCCGAGCCCCTGCGGGCCGGCGTCGACGCCGACGCCGACCCGGACGCAATGTGGCAGGCACTCGACGCGCGCTGGCATCGCGGCAATCGCCCCTACTGGGACATAGACCGCGTCCTGCTGGGCAAGCGCAGCAGGCTGATTCGAACCTGGCTGACGCACCCGAGCCACGATCGCTACTGGCAGAAGTTCTTGCCGTCGGCGGAGCAGTTTGCGCGAATCGACATCCCGGTGCTCAGCTTTGCCGGCTACTACGGCGCCGACGCCGGCGCGCTCTACTACCACCACGAGCATCTTCGCAACCGGCCGCAGGCCGACACGACGCTGCTGCTCGGCCCCTACGACGCGGCCTCGATCCGGCGCGGTACGGCGCCGACGCTGCGCGGCTACACGCTCGACCCCGTCGCACGCGTCGACCTGCCGGAGCTGCGCTACCAATGGCTCGACCACATCCTGAAGGGCGCGAACAAGCCTTCCCTGCTGATGGATCGCGTCAACTACCAGGTGATGGGCGCGGATCAGTGGCGCCATGCGTCGACGCTGGACGCGCCGCAGCGCACCCCGCTGCGCCTTTACCTCGACACCCGCGAGCGCGACGACCCGCACCGCCTGTTGCCGTCGCCGTCCGAAGGCGGTGGCAACGTGCGGCTCTCGGTCGATCTCGCCGATCGACACGACGTGCGCACTCCGTGGCCGGATGCGCTGCGCGTGAAGCAACTGCCGGCGCGCAACAGCATCAGCTTTGTCAGTGATCCGCTCCCGGAGGGCACCGAGCTCATCGGCAGCCTGCGCGGCGTGTTCGACATCACGCCCTCACGGCAGGACGTGGACTTCAACATCTCGCTGTACGAGCAGACGGCAAGCGGCGAATACCAGCTGCTGTTCGATCCTTACGACTTTCGCGCCAGCTACGCAGGCCATCGCATGCGTCGCCGGCTTCTGCGGGCCGGCGAGCGTCAGCTGCTTGCGTTCACCGCCGAACGTGTGACGGCCTGCAAGCTCGCGGCGGGCAGCCGCATCGTGCTGCTGATCGGCCTCAACAGGCGTCCCGACCGGCAGATCAACTACGGCAGCGGCAAGGACGTGAATTCGGAAACCATTGCCGACGCGAAGTGGCCCATTCGAGTGCGCTGGCATGCGCGCAGCTACGTCGAGATCCAGACCGGCAAGTCTTGA
- a CDS encoding ABC transporter ATP-binding protein/permease → MSARPENRVEPAARAGVFRQVRELLGALRVSPVAKSLVALMGAIVVVVALTAYGQIELNSWNKPFYDAISRRDLSEFVVQVGVFAIIAGVLLVLNVAQRWLGETLQRKLREAVVTDLVGLWLQPRRAFWLQASGPMGAHPDQRMHDDTLKLCDLSVTLGVGLLQAAMLFGSFASVLWVISKDFSLFFNGEDHVLPGFMLWAAIAYAIAGSLLTYWVGNGLISRNAERYAREGELRFSLTRINEHLDGISLAGGEADEKRRVAMHFGDVLRATSRVVLGLTNLTWVTAGFGWVTIIAPTLVAAPLYFSGKVSFGGLMMAAAAFTQAQSSLRWFVDNFSIIADWRATLLRVTDLRRMLASDLEAQAGGSRIAYQESEAGTLAIEALEVRSWSGHDQLDDPSLVVHRGQRVLILGTPGTEKTLLFRALAGLWPWGCGTVRRPVGETIHYMPRGTPYIPRGTLAEVLSYAMEPSTYPREAMVAALASVGLQRLEQLLNKTGRWESELSMDEQLRLGFARVVLQAPPWLVMDEAFGAFDDDTLELIIDALGKLTHTGIVHIGSAGGAHDRLFTQVVHLVKAPNAVPEEQRP, encoded by the coding sequence ATGAGCGCAAGGCCGGAGAACCGTGTCGAGCCGGCTGCAAGAGCCGGCGTCTTCCGTCAGGTCCGCGAGTTGCTCGGCGCCTTGCGAGTGTCCCCGGTCGCGAAATCGCTTGTCGCGCTGATGGGCGCGATCGTCGTGGTCGTCGCGCTCACGGCGTATGGGCAGATCGAACTCAATAGCTGGAACAAGCCGTTCTACGATGCGATCTCGCGTCGCGACCTGAGCGAATTCGTCGTGCAGGTAGGCGTCTTCGCGATCATTGCGGGCGTGCTGCTGGTCTTGAACGTCGCGCAGAGGTGGCTGGGCGAAACCTTGCAGCGGAAGCTGCGCGAGGCCGTGGTCACTGACCTCGTGGGGCTGTGGCTGCAGCCGCGCCGGGCGTTCTGGCTCCAGGCCAGCGGCCCGATGGGAGCCCATCCGGATCAGCGCATGCACGACGACACGCTGAAGCTGTGCGATCTGTCGGTCACCCTCGGCGTGGGTCTGTTGCAGGCAGCGATGCTGTTCGGCAGCTTTGCGAGCGTGCTGTGGGTCATCTCCAAGGACTTCAGCCTCTTCTTCAACGGCGAGGACCACGTGTTGCCGGGCTTCATGTTGTGGGCGGCAATTGCCTATGCGATCGCCGGCTCGCTGCTCACCTACTGGGTCGGCAACGGCCTTATTTCTCGCAACGCCGAGCGCTACGCGCGTGAAGGCGAATTGCGCTTCTCGCTGACGCGCATCAACGAGCATCTCGACGGCATCTCCCTGGCTGGTGGCGAGGCCGACGAGAAGCGTCGCGTTGCCATGCATTTCGGCGACGTCTTGCGCGCCACGTCGCGCGTGGTGCTCGGGCTGACCAACCTCACCTGGGTCACCGCGGGCTTCGGCTGGGTCACCATCATCGCGCCGACGCTGGTGGCCGCCCCCCTCTACTTCTCGGGGAAAGTTTCGTTCGGTGGCCTGATGATGGCTGCCGCGGCCTTCACCCAGGCACAGTCGTCGCTGCGCTGGTTCGTCGACAACTTCAGCATCATTGCCGACTGGCGCGCCACGCTGCTGCGTGTCACCGACCTGCGCCGGATGCTGGCGTCCGATCTGGAGGCACAGGCAGGCGGCAGCCGCATCGCTTATCAGGAGAGCGAAGCCGGGACGCTCGCAATCGAAGCGCTCGAGGTTCGCTCCTGGAGCGGCCACGATCAGCTGGACGACCCCAGTCTCGTCGTGCACCGCGGCCAGCGCGTCCTGATCCTCGGCACACCGGGCACGGAGAAGACCCTGCTGTTCCGGGCGCTGGCGGGCCTCTGGCCCTGGGGCTGCGGCACCGTGCGCCGGCCCGTCGGCGAGACGATCCACTACATGCCGCGCGGCACGCCCTACATTCCCCGCGGCACGCTGGCCGAAGTGCTGTCGTATGCGATGGAGCCATCGACCTATCCGAGAGAAGCCATGGTGGCCGCACTGGCAAGTGTGGGCCTCCAGCGTCTGGAACAGTTGCTGAACAAGACGGGCCGCTGGGAGAGCGAGCTCAGCATGGACGAGCAGTTGCGGCTGGGCTTCGCCCGCGTGGTGCTGCAGGCGCCGCCCTGGCTGGTGATGGACGAAGCCTTCGGCGCGTTCGACGACGACACGCTCGAACTCATCATCGACGCGCTGGGCAAGCTCACGCACACGGGCATCGTTCACATAGGCTCGGCCGGAGGAGCGCACGACCGGCTGTTCACGCAGGTGGTGCATCTGGTCAAGGCGCCGAACGCCGTGCCCGAGGAGCAGCGACCATGA